A window of candidate division KSB1 bacterium contains these coding sequences:
- a CDS encoding TrkH family potassium uptake protein: MIRQPARMLVISFILLIGAGTAGLMLPQSSTGGPIRFIDALFTITSGSCVTGLTVFDVGSQLTRFGQIVLLIAIQAGGLGIITFSTFFILVVGGSISFRGQNILQETFSQQPMGDFGALLKSIIVVTLGIEAAGAVLLYFRFDDFYSPNLAVYYSVFHSISAFCNAGFSLYADNFLRFQSDWYFNLVICLLIVCGGLGFVVYYDLGEFFLRRGRRRGTSLSFHTRLTLLVTSMLIIGGAIGFFLFEIENVLQPLDWPAKILASIFQSITPRTAGFNTVPFDQLTNATLFFVIMLMFIGGSSGSCAGGIKTSTFAVLVGLAWARFRDQQEVNLLQRRIPDSVVSKAISVSLFAILTIIFFTFCLLESELGGVAQKESRGQFISILFETISAFGTVGLSTGVTPALSDVGKIVITLVMFLGRVGPLTVAIAVTKAVSRRYKYASETFLVG, from the coding sequence GTGATTCGCCAGCCGGCGCGCATGTTGGTGATCAGCTTTATTCTGCTGATCGGCGCCGGCACCGCCGGTCTCATGCTGCCGCAATCCAGCACCGGCGGGCCGATTCGTTTTATCGATGCGCTTTTCACCATCACCTCGGGAAGTTGTGTGACCGGCTTGACAGTTTTTGATGTCGGCTCGCAGCTCACCCGCTTTGGGCAGATCGTGTTGTTGATCGCGATTCAGGCCGGCGGCCTCGGCATCATCACCTTTTCGACGTTTTTCATTCTCGTCGTCGGCGGCAGCATTTCGTTTCGCGGCCAGAATATTTTGCAGGAAACCTTCAGCCAGCAGCCCATGGGCGATTTCGGCGCCTTGTTGAAGTCAATCATCGTCGTCACGTTGGGCATCGAAGCAGCCGGCGCCGTGTTGTTGTATTTTCGCTTCGATGATTTTTATTCGCCCAACCTGGCGGTGTATTATAGTGTTTTTCACAGCATCTCGGCGTTTTGCAATGCCGGATTCTCATTGTACGCCGACAATTTCCTCCGTTTTCAATCCGACTGGTATTTCAATCTTGTCATTTGCCTGTTGATCGTTTGCGGCGGATTGGGATTCGTCGTGTACTATGATCTCGGCGAATTTTTCTTGCGCCGCGGACGCCGGCGCGGAACAAGCCTGAGCTTTCATACGCGCCTGACCCTGCTGGTGACTTCCATGTTGATCATTGGCGGCGCCATCGGCTTTTTCCTTTTTGAAATTGAAAACGTGCTGCAGCCCCTAGATTGGCCGGCTAAAATTCTGGCGAGCATTTTTCAATCCATCACCCCGCGCACCGCCGGCTTCAACACCGTGCCGTTCGATCAACTGACGAATGCCACTTTGTTTTTTGTCATCATGCTGATGTTCATTGGCGGCTCCAGCGGCTCCTGCGCCGGCGGCATCAAGACCAGCACCTTCGCCGTGCTCGTGGGTCTCGCCTGGGCAAGATTTCGCGACCAGCAGGAAGTCAATTTGCTGCAACGCCGCATTCCCGATAGTGTGGTGTCCAAGGCCATTTCGGTTTCCTTGTTTGCGATCTTGACCATCATCTTTTTCACCTTTTGCCTGCTGGAAAGCGAGCTTGGCGGCGTCGCTCAGAAAGAAAGCCGCGGCCAATTCATCAGCATTCTCTTTGAGACCATATCCGCATTTGGCACAGTTGGCTTGAGCACAGGTGTTACGCCGGCGCTGTCAGATGTTGGCAAAATCGTCATTACGCTGGTGATGTTTCTCGGACGCGTCGGGCCGCTCACCGTCGCCATCGCCGTTACCAAAGCCGTCAGCCGCCGTTATAAATATGCAAGCGAAACCTTTTTGGTTGGATAA
- the radC gene encoding DNA repair protein RadC, producing MEYKIRMTDLPKDQRPRERLIQLGAESLSDAELLAIILRTGDGKRSALDLAFHLLDRCQGFRGLDAISIEELCEIRGLGPAKAAQIKAALEIGRKLAEEKQPERKHIRTSQNVFDHLHDRLRNQPREIFIMLLLTMQNKLIKEHKLFEGTLNQSLVAPREVLKEAINGKAASVIFVHNHPSGEPLPSADDRQITRQLAEACKSAGIGVLDHVIIGDGKFFSFADEGLL from the coding sequence ATGGAATACAAAATTCGCATGACGGATTTGCCGAAGGATCAGCGGCCGCGCGAGCGGCTGATTCAACTTGGCGCCGAAAGTTTGTCGGATGCGGAGTTGCTGGCGATTATTTTGCGCACGGGCGACGGCAAGCGCTCGGCGCTGGATTTGGCGTTTCATCTGCTCGATCGCTGTCAAGGCTTTCGCGGCCTTGATGCAATCAGCATCGAGGAACTGTGTGAGATTCGCGGCCTGGGCCCGGCCAAAGCCGCGCAAATCAAAGCCGCGCTTGAAATCGGCCGCAAACTGGCGGAAGAAAAACAGCCCGAGCGCAAACACATCCGAACCAGCCAGAATGTTTTCGATCACCTGCACGACCGTCTGCGCAATCAGCCGCGCGAGATTTTTATCATGTTGCTGTTGACGATGCAAAACAAGCTGATCAAAGAGCACAAGCTGTTCGAAGGCACGTTGAACCAAAGTCTGGTCGCGCCGCGCGAAGTGCTCAAAGAGGCGATCAACGGCAAGGCGGCGTCGGTGATTTTCGTGCACAATCATCCCAGCGGCGAGCCGCTGCCGAGCGCCGATGACCGGCAGATCACCAGGCAGCTCGCCGAAGCGTGCAAAAGCGCCGGCATTGGCGTGCTCGATCACGTGATCATCGGCGACGGCAAGTTTTTCAGTTTTGCGGATGAAGGACTCTTGTAG
- the miaA gene encoding tRNA (adenosine(37)-N6)-dimethylallyltransferase MiaA, whose protein sequence is MSSSTKPFAIILVGPTGVGKTAVSCELAKQLPEAAEIISADSRQVYKYMDIGTAKPSPQMRREIRHHFIDLHDPDRVYSAGEFGEEARKKIDEILARRNWPLVVGGSGLYLRALLEGFFAPKVSDHEIRAQLKRRAETEGSAKLHAELKVIDPDTAARLHPNDGHRIVRALEIYYASGKLPSEVRQQLNEPAEFVYRVIGLNMPRADLYARINQRVVKMLAEGLVDECKRLLEMGYSPALNALNTVGYQEVFQFLGGEISYNEMVELIKQHSRHYAKRQMTWFRKMNGVEWLDIRPQDPPEKIAALLLLYLNISQAD, encoded by the coding sequence ATGTCCTCATCAACTAAGCCATTCGCCATCATCCTCGTCGGGCCCACCGGCGTGGGCAAAACCGCGGTTTCATGCGAATTGGCCAAGCAACTGCCGGAAGCGGCGGAGATTATCTCGGCGGATTCGCGGCAGGTGTATAAATACATGGACATCGGCACGGCCAAGCCTTCGCCGCAAATGCGCCGGGAAATCAGGCATCATTTCATCGACCTGCACGATCCCGACCGCGTTTACAGCGCCGGCGAATTTGGTGAAGAAGCCCGCAAGAAGATTGATGAAATCCTAGCCAGGAGAAATTGGCCGCTCGTGGTCGGCGGCTCCGGACTTTATTTGCGTGCTCTGCTCGAAGGATTTTTCGCGCCGAAAGTTTCCGATCACGAAATACGAGCGCAACTGAAACGTCGCGCCGAAACCGAGGGCAGTGCAAAGCTTCATGCGGAATTGAAGGTAATCGATCCAGACACTGCGGCGCGTTTGCATCCGAATGATGGCCATCGCATCGTCCGCGCCCTGGAAATTTATTATGCCAGCGGCAAGCTGCCGAGCGAAGTGCGGCAGCAGCTCAACGAACCGGCGGAGTTTGTGTATCGCGTTATCGGCCTCAACATGCCGCGCGCCGATCTGTATGCGCGCATCAACCAGCGCGTCGTCAAAATGCTCGCCGAAGGCTTGGTTGATGAATGCAAACGCTTGTTGGAAATGGGTTACTCGCCGGCGCTGAATGCGCTCAATACCGTTGGCTACCAGGAGGTTTTTCAATTCCTGGGCGGCGAGATTTCCTACAACGAGATGGTCGAACTGATCAAACAGCATTCCCGCCATTACGCCAAGCGGCAAATGACCTGGTTTCGCAAGATGAACGGCGTGGAATGGCTCGACATTCGCCCTCAAGACCCGCCGGAGAAAATTGCGGCGCTGCTTCTGCTTTATTTGAACATATCGCAAGCGGATTAA
- a CDS encoding N-6 DNA methylase — translation MIIENMARAYEATYSASERKLAGTHYTPDNVIGYIIEKTIGAAIDCVDDFRQFRVIDPACGSGLFLLKAFDAICAARQKKEGVIRPHVARAVLENCLYGIDIDAAAIAAAQQSLLQKAAKFGVRNARITNHFFTGDALDLLTKNNEQLTLGFEENPTKLIFPEVTANGGFDCVVGNPPYIRIQNIFPLERRQKYSNFFQTASGRFDIANLFIELGATLLKDSGRLGFIVSNKLLSTNGARQLRQYILNHFTIEEIIDLADTKLFEAAILPMILILKRGRDLSHQMIFSSATEIKTSSSQAQQVADIFETLQNMKLPISQEIEIQQRVFKVQKFLTTQPSKTSAVWTFHPPSEKYILEKIRAHAKGRLKDIAEKVSVGLKTTADDVFVKPMKLVFIQANKLEDELIFPVLESHNIDRWSIRWHSEKDNFVLYPHEEVNGKLMPVDLNRFPYVKKYLQLHCEKLASRSYLQEAGRQWYEIWVHQSPADFAKTKIITPDISSTNRFALDRKGFFVNGTCFYIILKDQSLEMNFAVLALLNSKLIEYFHKITSGNVLYAKRFRYWTTYLKQYPIPKALYSEHALVHKLADHARRLETLSSLNDISELENEIDRLVYDIFELDTSEINEIEATLK, via the coding sequence ATGATTATCGAAAACATGGCTCGGGCTTATGAAGCCACGTATTCAGCAAGCGAACGCAAGCTTGCCGGGACACATTACACGCCAGATAATGTTATCGGATATATTATTGAAAAAACGATTGGCGCTGCCATTGATTGTGTCGATGATTTCCGGCAATTTCGCGTTATAGATCCTGCTTGTGGTTCAGGGCTTTTTTTGCTCAAAGCGTTTGATGCTATTTGCGCAGCGCGGCAGAAAAAAGAAGGGGTCATTCGTCCGCACGTGGCACGTGCCGTATTAGAAAACTGTCTGTACGGCATTGACATCGACGCCGCTGCAATAGCAGCGGCGCAGCAAAGTTTATTGCAGAAGGCCGCGAAGTTTGGCGTCCGCAATGCAAGGATAACAAACCATTTTTTCACTGGTGATGCGCTTGATCTATTAACAAAGAACAATGAGCAACTGACTTTGGGGTTCGAAGAGAATCCAACGAAGCTGATTTTTCCAGAAGTGACGGCGAACGGGGGTTTTGATTGTGTTGTTGGAAACCCGCCTTACATACGCATTCAGAACATCTTTCCATTAGAACGCCGCCAAAAATACAGTAATTTTTTCCAAACCGCAAGCGGTCGTTTTGACATTGCCAATTTATTTATCGAACTCGGCGCCACTTTGTTGAAAGATAGCGGGCGACTCGGATTCATTGTATCGAACAAGCTACTTTCCACGAACGGTGCGCGGCAATTGCGCCAGTATATTCTCAATCATTTCACCATTGAAGAAATTATTGACCTCGCTGATACCAAGCTGTTCGAAGCTGCAATTTTACCAATGATTTTGATTTTGAAACGCGGTCGTGATTTATCGCATCAGATGATCTTCAGCTCTGCCACTGAAATAAAAACCAGTTCATCGCAGGCGCAGCAGGTCGCGGATATATTTGAGACATTGCAAAATATGAAGCTGCCAATTTCGCAAGAAATTGAAATTCAGCAACGTGTTTTTAAAGTTCAAAAATTTCTTACTACCCAACCATCAAAAACCAGCGCAGTTTGGACGTTTCACCCTCCATCAGAGAAATACATTCTCGAAAAGATTAGAGCGCATGCGAAAGGAAGGCTCAAAGACATTGCGGAAAAAGTCAGTGTTGGTTTAAAGACAACGGCAGACGACGTCTTTGTCAAGCCGATGAAGTTGGTATTTATTCAAGCAAACAAACTTGAAGACGAACTTATTTTTCCGGTTTTGGAAAGCCACAATATTGACCGCTGGTCGATTCGATGGCATAGCGAAAAAGATAATTTTGTACTTTATCCGCATGAGGAAGTCAATGGGAAGCTTATGCCGGTTGATTTAAATCGTTTTCCTTATGTGAAGAAGTATCTTCAATTGCATTGTGAAAAATTGGCTTCGCGTTCCTATCTTCAAGAAGCCGGCCGCCAATGGTATGAAATTTGGGTACATCAATCACCGGCGGATTTTGCGAAGACTAAAATTATTACGCCGGATATTTCTTCCACAAATCGTTTTGCGCTCGACCGCAAAGGCTTCTTTGTCAATGGCACCTGTTTTTATATTATTTTAAAAGACCAGTCGCTGGAAATGAATTTCGCTGTGTTAGCCCTGCTTAATTCCAAGCTGATCGAATATTTTCATAAAATAACCAGCGGCAACGTTCTTTATGCAAAGCGGTTCCGTTACTGGACAACTTATCTGAAACAATATCCCATACCAAAAGCGTTATACAGTGAGCACGCGCTCGTCCATAAACTTGCTGATCATGCGCGCCGCCTTGAAACACTCTCTTCGCTAAATGACATCAGCGAATTGGAAAATGAAATTGATCGCCTGGTTTATGACATTTTTGAGTTGGACACTTCAGAAATCAATGAGATTGAAGCAACCTTGAAATGA
- a CDS encoding TrkA family potassium uptake protein — translation MRKIAVIGMSSFGYFLCRAMTDRKLSVMAIDSNEAKIDDVKPFVEKAIIADATDKDVLKNLGISEADAVVVSLGDKMDASILVTYYLRELGVTEIIAKAMSEDHGKILNVIGASEVIFPEKDMAERLAARLERSSILEYFEIAEGYSIIEWAPPSSFVNKTLAELDLTNKYNVQVIMVKEVVPERVTVVPKATQLIKDSDGLVLLGRDEDLERLQKIKE, via the coding sequence ATGCGAAAAATTGCTGTAATTGGAATGTCGAGCTTTGGCTATTTTCTCTGTCGCGCCATGACCGATCGCAAATTATCGGTGATGGCGATTGACAGCAACGAAGCCAAAATTGACGATGTCAAACCGTTTGTCGAAAAAGCCATCATCGCCGATGCCACCGACAAAGACGTGCTCAAAAATCTCGGCATCTCGGAAGCGGATGCCGTCGTTGTGAGCCTCGGCGATAAAATGGACGCCAGCATTCTCGTGACCTACTATCTGCGCGAGCTCGGCGTGACCGAGATCATTGCCAAAGCCATGAGCGAAGATCACGGCAAAATCCTCAACGTCATCGGCGCCAGCGAAGTGATCTTTCCGGAGAAAGACATGGCCGAGCGTTTGGCGGCCCGTTTGGAGCGCAGCTCGATTTTGGAATATTTCGAAATCGCCGAAGGCTACAGCATTATCGAATGGGCGCCACCCAGTTCGTTTGTCAATAAGACCCTGGCCGAGCTTGACCTCACCAACAAATACAACGTGCAGGTCATCATGGTCAAGGAAGTCGTGCCCGAGCGCGTCACTGTCGTTCCCAAAGCCACCCAGCTCATCAAAGACAGCGATGGCCTGGTTCTGCTCGGCCGTGACGAAGATTTGGAGCGGCTGCAGAAGATAAAAGAATAG
- a CDS encoding fucose isomerase → MKIIHLVANGDLRLAANQNCEPAQAEMEKKIVAAVEKLGGKVERAHSYDPEKRHGFIDSQKYGIAVFNQIPAKAPVIVAEAVWQYSHHILPGLFMHKGPILTVANWSGQWPGLVGLLNLNASLTKAGVRYSTLWSEDFTDRFFRKGLQRWILKGNIEHDDSHVTPYKEASIPKKAESIGKKFAQAFRRKKAILGVFDEGCMGMYNAIIPDELLHPTGVFKERLSQSTLFAKMQTISPHEARSVYEWLLAKGMKFDFGKNDATELTEAQVLEQCKMYIAALRLADEFGCAAIGIQYQQGLKDLTPASDLVEGLLNNVDRPPVSHEETGRELFQGEALPHFNEVDECAGLDALVTYQLWRELGFPPENTLHDLRWGRHYRGEGIDDFVWVLEISGAAPPAHFIDGYKGASSERQPPMYFRLGGGSLKGISKPGFIVWSRVFVANDRLQYDTGLAEVVKLPDEETQERWRLTTPQWPIMHAVLKGITRDQMMARHKSNHIHVVYAPDLKSARTGMFAKAAAMRELGLRVHFCGDI, encoded by the coding sequence CCTCGCGGCCAATCAGAATTGTGAACCTGCACAGGCGGAGATGGAAAAAAAGATCGTGGCCGCCGTCGAAAAGCTTGGCGGAAAGGTTGAACGCGCCCATTCTTACGATCCTGAAAAGCGGCACGGTTTTATCGACAGCCAGAAATACGGCATCGCGGTTTTTAATCAAATTCCCGCGAAAGCGCCGGTTATCGTGGCCGAAGCGGTTTGGCAATACAGCCATCACATTCTGCCCGGGTTGTTTATGCACAAAGGCCCGATTTTGACGGTGGCGAATTGGAGCGGGCAGTGGCCGGGGCTCGTGGGCTTGTTGAATCTCAACGCCTCACTCACCAAGGCTGGCGTGAGATATTCCACGCTGTGGAGCGAGGATTTCACCGATCGTTTTTTTCGCAAAGGTTTGCAGCGTTGGATTCTGAAGGGCAACATTGAACACGACGACTCGCATGTGACACCCTACAAAGAGGCGAGCATACCCAAAAAGGCGGAAAGCATCGGCAAAAAATTTGCACAGGCTTTTCGCCGGAAGAAGGCCATTCTCGGCGTGTTTGATGAAGGTTGCATGGGCATGTACAACGCGATTATTCCCGATGAATTGCTGCATCCCACCGGCGTGTTCAAAGAGCGGTTGAGCCAATCGACGCTGTTCGCCAAAATGCAAACGATATCACCTCACGAAGCGCGCAGTGTGTATGAGTGGCTGCTGGCCAAAGGTATGAAGTTTGATTTCGGCAAAAATGACGCAACGGAGTTGACGGAAGCGCAAGTTCTTGAACAATGCAAAATGTATATCGCGGCTTTGCGGCTGGCGGATGAATTTGGCTGCGCCGCGATCGGCATTCAATATCAGCAAGGCTTGAAAGATCTCACGCCGGCGTCGGATTTGGTCGAAGGGCTTTTGAACAATGTTGACCGTCCGCCGGTGTCTCATGAAGAAACTGGAAGGGAATTATTTCAAGGCGAGGCGCTGCCGCATTTCAACGAAGTCGACGAGTGCGCGGGATTGGATGCGCTGGTGACGTATCAGCTTTGGCGCGAGCTGGGTTTTCCGCCGGAAAATACGTTGCACGATTTGCGTTGGGGCCGGCATTATCGAGGCGAGGGCATCGACGATTTTGTCTGGGTGTTGGAAATCTCCGGCGCGGCGCCGCCGGCGCATTTCATTGACGGCTACAAAGGCGCTTCAAGTGAGCGCCAGCCGCCGATGTATTTTCGTCTTGGCGGCGGCTCATTGAAAGGCATCAGCAAACCTGGTTTCATTGTCTGGAGCCGCGTCTTCGTCGCCAACGACAGGTTGCAGTACGACACCGGCCTCGCCGAAGTGGTGAAACTGCCGGATGAGGAAACCCAAGAGCGCTGGCGCCTCACCACGCCGCAATGGCCGATCATGCACGCCGTGTTAAAAGGCATCACCCGTGACCAAATGATGGCGCGCCACAAGTCGAATCATATTCATGTCGTTTATGCGCCCGATCTGAAAAGCGCCCGAACCGGCATGTTCGCCAAAGCCGCCGCCATGCGGGAACTCGGTTTGCGCGTGCATTTCTGCGGCGATATTTAA